A single genomic interval of Bacteroidota bacterium harbors:
- a CDS encoding LysM peptidoglycan-binding domain-containing protein codes for MSATIMAAQLPLRAGAVDPVRDDSVSVIDYAQLSRQFVYDADTSLQVNESEVRAGLLYDAVNKKIIWQKNMGSAYPIASLTKMMVALLTVEDVKAGKFSWEDNVHWVRETITGRRHKRKKVYTSVNYTLRDVFKAAMIASNNECAEQMARYISCGDLKASVDRMNSRAHELGMTDTYYGNPTGLPAAHSSMDNSSSPTDQLLLTLELLKYDEVLEIAGMGYASIDNGRSTSVIRNHNRLTIDYSGVVDGLKTGYTRRAGFCLVATVNKCEHRLVSIVFGCRGPQIRNEVVRDMFSDYYSAIALDRLGGEHGPVPVLAPVANLNVESVSGEYATVVEKVRKTHLVKRGETLSQIASRYNCTVSQLRAWNKRALRQKYPISGQRLAIYTTVCHKVFIKKPANGTEEEDDKPILSEDEKDVLSQAVPDDFQNQKAAETAAKVNTNEAVNTTPSVPAKIDSRFVYHTVAPGDTLFSIARKYEGATVEQLKSINNISNIHGLKPGMKIKIPVQG; via the coding sequence GTGTCAGCCACGATAATGGCTGCTCAATTGCCTTTGCGTGCCGGTGCCGTTGATCCGGTCAGGGATGATAGTGTTTCTGTCATTGATTATGCTCAGTTGTCACGGCAGTTTGTTTACGATGCCGATACTTCGCTTCAGGTTAACGAATCAGAGGTTCGCGCAGGTTTGCTTTATGATGCGGTGAATAAGAAAATCATCTGGCAGAAAAATATGGGCAGCGCATATCCAATCGCTTCGCTGACCAAGATGATGGTTGCTTTGTTAACAGTGGAAGATGTAAAGGCCGGTAAATTCAGTTGGGAAGATAATGTGCATTGGGTACGAGAAACCATAACAGGAAGAAGACACAAGAGAAAGAAGGTTTATACTTCTGTAAATTATACTTTGCGTGACGTATTCAAAGCAGCCATGATTGCCTCGAATAACGAATGCGCGGAGCAGATGGCACGTTACATCAGTTGTGGTGACCTGAAAGCTTCCGTTGACAGAATGAACAGCAGGGCTCATGAACTGGGAATGACTGATACCTATTATGGAAATCCTACCGGTTTGCCTGCTGCGCATTCCAGTATGGATAATTCATCCAGTCCAACGGATCAACTTCTTCTCACCCTTGAATTGCTCAAGTACGATGAAGTCCTGGAGATTGCCGGAATGGGTTACGCTTCGATCGATAACGGAAGATCCACAAGTGTAATTCGTAATCACAATCGTCTCACCATTGATTACAGTGGTGTTGTTGATGGACTCAAAACCGGTTATACCCGCCGTGCCGGATTTTGTCTTGTTGCCACTGTGAATAAATGTGAGCACCGTTTGGTAAGTATCGTTTTTGGTTGCCGTGGTCCTCAAATCAGAAATGAAGTTGTACGGGATATGTTCAGTGATTATTATTCTGCTATTGCTCTCGATCGCCTTGGCGGGGAACATGGACCGGTACCTGTACTTGCACCAGTAGCAAATTTGAATGTGGAGAGTGTATCCGGTGAATATGCTACAGTTGTAGAAAAAGTTCGCAAAACTCACCTTGTTAAAAGAGGAGAAACGCTGAGCCAAATTGCTTCACGGTACAATTGTACGGTGAGTCAGCTTCGTGCCTGGAACAAAAGGGCCTTACGTCAGAAATATCCAATCAGCGGACAAAGACTTGCTATATATACTACTGTTTGTCACAAGGTCTTTATTAAGAAACCTGCAAATGGTACAGAGGAAGAAGACGATAAACCAATCCTTTCAGAGGATGAAAAAGATGTATTGTCACAAGCTGTACCTGATGATTTCCAGAATCAGAAGGCAGCGGAAACTGCAGCCAAGGTAAATACTAACGAAGCAGTTAACACCACTCCTTCAGTGCCGGCTAAAATTGACTCCCGTTTTGTCTATCATACCGTAGCTCCTGGTGACACTTTGTTTAGCATTGCCAGGAAATATGAAGGAGCAACTGTTGAACAACTGAAGTCGATCAACAACATTTCCAATATCCACGGGCTCAAACCGGGGATGAAAATTAAAATCCCTGTACAAGGTTAA
- a CDS encoding DUF4468 domain-containing protein, translating into MMRKLSMVMILMTLSVHFSNAQKNAAPMPMPAMPVDSITRLITYEEVIEVQNLKAEILYSRILAWFRTYYKNPTEVIRENDSLKFRVVGKPRFKIFNPADKEGTKTDAGLVQYTLTVAAKDGRFKYEFTAFNWKQASYYPSERWMDTKAQMYTPVYNDYLLQVDTYTKETINSLKNAVTKDKPVKDKDNW; encoded by the coding sequence ATGATGAGAAAATTGTCAATGGTCATGATACTCATGACTCTCAGCGTACATTTTTCAAATGCGCAAAAAAATGCTGCTCCCATGCCTATGCCAGCCATGCCGGTGGACAGTATTACCCGTTTGATCACGTATGAAGAAGTGATCGAAGTACAGAATCTTAAGGCTGAAATACTTTATTCCAGAATCCTGGCTTGGTTTCGTACCTACTATAAAAACCCTACCGAAGTGATTCGCGAGAATGATTCATTGAAGTTCAGGGTTGTCGGGAAACCAAGGTTTAAAATCTTCAATCCTGCCGATAAAGAAGGAACAAAAACGGATGCCGGTCTGGTGCAATACACGCTTACTGTCGCTGCAAAGGATGGAAGATTTAAGTATGAGTTTACCGCTTTCAACTGGAAGCAGGCCTCCTATTATCCAAGTGAACGCTGGATGGATACAAAAGCACAAATGTATACTCCGGTTTACAACGATTATCTCCTCCAGGTTGATACCTATACAAAGGAAACCATCAACAGTCTGAAAAACGCTGTCACAAAAGACAAGCCTGTGAAAGATAAAGACAATTGGTAA
- a CDS encoding 2-C-methyl-D-erythritol 4-phosphate cytidylyltransferase, with the protein MNKYCIVVAGGSGTRMKSAIPKQFLVLGNKPILLHTLDQFIKYDSSINIILVLPENEIATWENIRKQYSFMHPLRVAFGGKTRHQSVANGLALVPNESIVAVHDAVRPLISNDLLQRCFQEAENNGSAVPVIPVNDSIRQIVGEKSKQVNRNDFVIVQTPQCFNSSTLKKAFEQPEDPSFTDEASVLEQSGIPVHLIEGEKQNLKITNPEDLLIASAILSQDKD; encoded by the coding sequence ATGAATAAATATTGTATCGTAGTTGCAGGTGGTTCGGGAACAAGAATGAAATCGGCTATCCCAAAACAATTTTTAGTATTGGGTAATAAACCAATACTCCTGCATACACTGGATCAATTTATAAAGTACGACTCTTCCATTAATATCATTCTTGTTCTCCCGGAAAATGAAATAGCGACCTGGGAAAATATTCGAAAACAATATTCATTCATGCATCCGTTAAGGGTAGCATTCGGAGGAAAAACAAGACATCAATCAGTAGCCAACGGCCTGGCACTTGTCCCAAATGAATCCATTGTCGCCGTTCATGATGCTGTGCGGCCATTAATCAGCAATGATTTATTGCAACGTTGTTTTCAGGAGGCTGAAAACAATGGCTCAGCTGTTCCTGTCATACCCGTGAACGATTCCATTCGACAAATCGTTGGAGAAAAAAGCAAACAGGTGAACCGAAACGATTTTGTGATTGTTCAAACACCTCAATGCTTTAATTCATCGACTTTAAAAAAAGCGTTTGAACAACCTGAAGACCCATCCTTCACGGATGAAGCTTCTGTCCTTGAACAATCAGGAATCCCTGTCCACCTTATTGAAGGTGAAAAACAAAATCTTAAAATTACCAATCCGGAAGATTTGTTAATCGCCAGTGCGATTCTTTCTCAGGACAAAGATTAA
- a CDS encoding O-antigen ligase family protein: MLISIASSINPGDAFQEWFRILSFSLFFCLAYMVLRETKQPLIFVVRASVFALLIFTYYGFLQLYPMVIDYIQKGKPILINLDLCSSVSNKNFFSEVLTLLLPFTMYGVRTEKGKWLAFSWTGLLLCLFWILLLQTVSSWLGILSGGMLMLLFSRITKTKTESNSVVMPVKRKILLGGISIAVIGITFFLYTKSNNYSYLVRKAEMAKMYWSKPDIFHTTSTENNNSVYERILVWKNSLHLIKEHPLFGAGLNNWKLLEAKYGIGGTAYLNTGIVHFEHPHNDYLLVWSEQGIPGIVGYLLFFFFILIEIHRSLKRMQDLEKRRMLLMASFAVGSFMVMSFFGYPRSRYYVMLLLMLWAAVVFYISGSSSEKFVWSKSRQRLVSILLFILATVSVYPAWSWLSGELHLRKAKANQLRKNYSAMTREISKAKNYFFRVDGTTTPLEWYDGLARFYQGDLEGARKSFEAAEKVNPYHLRVLNDLATCYEQSKMPEQAIEHYRLGLQITPLFVEGLLNLSASYFNIHQPDSALAVISRVPQVRMSYREEKNYKTYLTTILYAVASKDTVSIQDSVQRQAYMNYIANDTLLVNTFKTQKMQGKLFDRVLLKRFNSLQ; the protein is encoded by the coding sequence ATGTTGATTTCCATCGCAAGTTCAATTAATCCGGGCGACGCTTTTCAGGAATGGTTCAGGATACTTTCTTTTTCCCTGTTCTTTTGTCTTGCATACATGGTTTTAAGGGAAACAAAACAACCATTGATCTTTGTTGTTCGTGCATCCGTTTTTGCGCTTTTGATCTTTACTTATTATGGTTTCCTTCAATTGTATCCGATGGTGATAGATTATATTCAGAAAGGAAAACCAATTTTGATCAATCTGGATCTCTGTTCGTCCGTTTCAAATAAGAATTTTTTCTCAGAAGTACTTACACTTTTACTCCCATTTACAATGTACGGTGTGCGTACAGAGAAAGGAAAATGGCTTGCTTTTTCCTGGACAGGATTATTACTCTGTCTTTTCTGGATTCTTTTATTGCAAACTGTTTCAAGCTGGTTGGGAATTTTGTCAGGAGGAATGTTGATGTTGCTGTTCTCAAGAATAACAAAAACGAAAACGGAAAGTAATTCCGTGGTTATGCCGGTAAAGAGAAAAATTCTATTGGGAGGAATCAGCATTGCAGTAATCGGGATCACCTTTTTTTTGTATACCAAATCGAACAATTATTCATACCTCGTGCGGAAGGCGGAGATGGCTAAAATGTACTGGTCGAAGCCGGATATTTTTCATACAACCTCTACCGAGAATAACAACAGTGTATACGAACGAATTCTTGTTTGGAAAAACAGTCTACACCTTATAAAGGAACATCCTTTATTCGGCGCTGGACTAAACAACTGGAAATTGCTGGAAGCGAAATATGGAATTGGTGGTACAGCTTATCTGAATACAGGCATAGTCCATTTCGAGCATCCGCATAATGATTATTTGTTGGTATGGTCGGAGCAGGGTATACCGGGGATTGTCGGCTACTTGTTGTTCTTTTTTTTTATCCTGATTGAGATTCACAGATCGTTGAAAAGGATGCAAGATTTGGAAAAAAGAAGAATGCTGCTGATGGCCAGTTTTGCTGTTGGGAGCTTTATGGTCATGTCGTTTTTTGGTTATCCCAGATCACGGTATTATGTAATGCTATTGCTGATGTTGTGGGCGGCAGTAGTATTTTATATATCAGGCTCTTCTTCTGAAAAATTCGTTTGGTCAAAATCCCGGCAACGCCTCGTTTCAATTCTACTATTTATACTTGCCACAGTAAGTGTTTATCCGGCCTGGTCATGGCTGTCGGGAGAGTTGCATTTGAGAAAAGCCAAAGCGAATCAGTTGCGGAAGAATTACAGCGCGATGACGCGTGAGATTTCAAAGGCGAAGAATTATTTTTTTCGCGTGGATGGAACAACAACGCCACTTGAATGGTACGACGGACTGGCAAGATTTTATCAGGGTGATTTGGAAGGAGCAAGGAAATCTTTTGAAGCAGCGGAAAAAGTAAATCCCTATCACTTGCGTGTACTCAATGATCTTGCGACCTGTTATGAGCAAAGTAAAATGCCAGAGCAGGCTATTGAGCATTATCGACTGGGGCTACAAATCACACCATTGTTTGTAGAAGGATTGTTGAATCTGAGTGCTTCTTATTTTAACATTCACCAACCGGATTCGGCCTTGGCTGTCATTAGCAGGGTTCCTCAGGTTAGAATGTCGTATCGTGAAGAAAAAAATTATAAAACCTACCTCACGACAATTCTCTATGCCGTAGCATCAAAGGATACTGTTTCAATTCAGGATTCAGTGCAAAGGCAGGCTTATATGAATTACATTGCCAATGATACTTTGCTCGTAAACACTTTTAAAACTCAAAAAATGCAGGGGAAGCTGTTTGATCGGGTTTTGCTAAAAAGATTCAATTCCCTTCAGTAA
- a CDS encoding metal ABC transporter permease produces MFEMFQLDFITQAFILSIIVGIVLSYLGVHVVGRGIVFVDLALGQITSLGVAYSDFIGKGKTFIPILFAILGAFLMSLINIRDRRLKLEAIIGIIYAVASAATVMLISKTPHGDSDIQEVLFGNILSVSWEQIKITGIVLGAIALLHAIFYKKFFALTERFEKGEGHSIGIFNLWNFLFYISIGLSIVFSVRISGVIPVFSFLIIPAVGAIMLAKQKLPLVILAIFLNILGALFGLYVSYKYDFPAGSSIVAVLGGLFLIVSIFYIILQMARRRVN; encoded by the coding sequence ATGTTCGAAATGTTCCAGCTTGATTTTATTACACAGGCATTTATACTCAGTATTATTGTCGGCATAGTGCTTTCATACCTTGGAGTCCATGTTGTCGGGAGAGGAATAGTGTTTGTAGACCTGGCACTGGGTCAAATCACCTCTCTGGGTGTTGCTTATTCAGATTTTATTGGAAAAGGAAAAACATTCATTCCGATTCTGTTTGCTATCCTTGGCGCATTCCTGATGTCACTCATTAATATCCGCGACAGACGTCTCAAATTGGAAGCCATCATCGGAATTATTTACGCTGTCGCATCCGCTGCAACAGTCATGCTGATATCAAAAACACCACACGGTGACTCAGACATTCAGGAAGTATTATTTGGAAATATACTTTCAGTAAGCTGGGAACAAATAAAAATAACCGGCATTGTTCTGGGTGCAATCGCTTTGTTGCATGCAATCTTTTACAAGAAATTTTTCGCGTTGACAGAGCGATTTGAAAAAGGGGAAGGTCATTCCATAGGCATTTTTAATCTCTGGAATTTTCTTTTTTACATTTCAATTGGTTTGAGCATTGTATTCTCTGTCCGCATCAGTGGCGTTATTCCGGTGTTTTCATTCTTGATCATCCCCGCTGTCGGCGCAATTATGCTGGCGAAGCAGAAACTTCCGCTCGTTATCCTTGCAATCTTCCTGAATATCCTTGGTGCTCTCTTTGGACTTTACGTATCCTACAAATACGATTTTCCCGCAGGTTCTTCAATCGTCGCCGTACTTGGCGGACTATTTCTTATTGTTTCTATATTTTATATTATACTTCAAATGGCAAGAAGAAGGGTGAATTGA
- a CDS encoding zinc ABC transporter substrate-binding protein, with the protein MKTKIYSLVLICVLFCSSAFAGAIHVVTTTQDTKSIAELIGGNKVEVFSIATGYQNPHFVDPKPSYIIKLSNADLFITVGLDLETGWSPSLLTSSRNPKIQKGSAGYVDASIGVPLLQVPSSINRGEGDIHIYGNPHYWLDPLNGKFIARNICNGLERISPESKAYFEANLKVFNETIDQKLKTWNTTMAKYKGAKVIAYHNEWCYFENRFGLQIVDFLEPKPGIPPTPSQLVKIIKAVKANSIKVIISSPYFTTSSSDVVAKQTGAKVLTLATSVGAFDSIKNYYDLFDYNVGQLVNVLK; encoded by the coding sequence ATGAAAACCAAAATATATTCCCTGGTGCTGATCTGTGTTCTTTTCTGTTCTTCTGCATTTGCCGGAGCAATTCACGTGGTCACCACCACGCAGGACACGAAAAGTATTGCCGAATTAATCGGTGGAAACAAAGTTGAAGTATTCAGCATCGCAACCGGTTATCAAAATCCTCATTTTGTTGATCCGAAACCCAGCTACATCATCAAACTTTCCAACGCAGATCTCTTCATTACAGTCGGTCTCGATCTGGAAACAGGATGGTCTCCTTCACTGCTTACCAGTTCCAGGAATCCTAAAATCCAAAAAGGAAGCGCCGGGTATGTCGATGCATCGATTGGTGTGCCTTTACTTCAGGTTCCGTCAAGTATCAATCGCGGAGAAGGTGATATCCATATCTATGGAAACCCACATTACTGGCTTGATCCGCTGAATGGCAAATTCATTGCAAGGAATATTTGCAATGGACTGGAGAGAATTTCACCGGAGAGCAAAGCGTATTTTGAAGCCAACCTGAAAGTGTTCAATGAAACAATTGATCAAAAATTGAAAACATGGAACACAACCATGGCAAAATACAAAGGCGCCAAAGTAATTGCATATCACAATGAGTGGTGTTATTTCGAAAATCGATTTGGATTACAAATCGTCGATTTCCTGGAACCAAAACCTGGAATCCCTCCCACACCATCACAGTTGGTAAAAATTATCAAAGCCGTAAAAGCCAATTCAATAAAGGTAATCATCTCCTCCCCATATTTTACTACTTCTTCATCAGATGTTGTAGCGAAACAAACCGGAGCCAAAGTGCTGACTTTGGCAACTTCCGTTGGCGCTTTTGATTCAATTAAAAATTATTACGATCTCTTCGACTACAATGTCGGTCAGCTTGTAAACGTTCTGAAATAA
- a CDS encoding saccharopine dehydrogenase NADP-binding domain-containing protein: MKKVVVLGAGRVGQTMAIDLCKDYSVCSVDVNAKILSELAAKQPILTKTADLSNPDEIRNAIQGADIVIGAVPGFMGFEMVKTVIGAGKNIVDISFFNEDIFLLDELAKKNNVVAVMDCGVAPGMDNMILGYHNKRMDVNFFECLVGGLPVVRTWPYEYKAPFSPIDVIAEYTRPARFVKEGQLVTRPALSDPELLDFPQVGTLEAFNTDGLRSLIKTMKVPDMIERTLRYPGHINYMKVLRESGFFSEEPVQVNGKDIRPIDLTSKLLFPMWKLKEGEEEFTIMRVIVSGKENNKDKTYTYDLFDRYDTKTNTPSMSRTTGYTCTAVTRLVLENKYNRVGISPPEFVGEDENCFKETLRYLADRGVIYKVS, from the coding sequence ATGAAAAAAGTCGTTGTACTTGGAGCCGGACGTGTAGGACAAACTATGGCTATCGATTTATGCAAAGATTATTCTGTATGTTCTGTAGATGTGAATGCAAAAATTCTGAGTGAATTAGCTGCAAAACAGCCGATACTGACAAAAACAGCCGATTTATCCAACCCTGATGAAATTCGAAACGCCATTCAGGGTGCTGACATAGTAATCGGTGCAGTCCCCGGGTTCATGGGATTTGAAATGGTAAAAACCGTTATTGGAGCCGGTAAAAATATTGTGGATATTTCCTTTTTTAACGAAGATATATTCCTGCTTGATGAACTTGCAAAGAAAAACAATGTTGTTGCCGTGATGGATTGCGGTGTTGCTCCCGGGATGGACAATATGATTCTCGGGTATCACAACAAACGAATGGATGTTAATTTCTTCGAATGTCTTGTCGGAGGTCTCCCTGTTGTACGCACATGGCCATATGAATACAAAGCTCCGTTTTCTCCAATAGATGTGATCGCCGAATACACGCGTCCTGCCCGTTTTGTCAAAGAAGGACAATTGGTGACCCGACCGGCACTCAGTGATCCCGAACTTCTCGATTTCCCACAGGTTGGAACTCTCGAAGCATTCAATACAGATGGCTTGCGAAGCCTGATAAAAACAATGAAAGTTCCGGATATGATTGAACGGACCTTACGTTATCCGGGACACATCAATTACATGAAAGTGCTACGCGAAAGCGGATTCTTTAGCGAAGAACCTGTTCAGGTAAATGGAAAAGATATTCGTCCGATTGACCTCACATCAAAATTACTTTTCCCGATGTGGAAATTAAAAGAAGGTGAAGAAGAATTTACAATCATGCGTGTGATCGTAAGTGGAAAAGAAAATAACAAGGACAAAACATATACTTATGATCTGTTCGATCGTTATGACACGAAAACAAATACACCTTCGATGTCACGCACAACAGGATATACCTGCACTGCTGTTACTCGTCTCGTCCTGGAAAACAAATACAATCGTGTTGGAATAAGTCCGCCTGAATTTGTAGGTGAAGATGAAAACTGTTTCAAAGAAACACTTCGATATCTTGCGGATAGAGGGGTTATCTATAAGGTTTCCTGA
- a CDS encoding sulfite exporter TauE/SafE family protein produces MDFSLILVLFFIIAFVYSTVGHGGASGYLALMVFLNFVPEQIRPTALVLNILVSTIASLQYYRSGYFKKELFIPLIVLSVPLAFFGSWIQLSPSFFKIILGICLLLSVIRILGLIGNNSSATLRKMPLPIALIIGGGIGLISGMIGIGGGILLSPVLLLFRWADIKQTAAIAAPFILVNSISGLAGLLSHHLVFPDRMMWWVVATLIGGLLGSYWGSQRFNSVVLKYLLATVLLFAAGKLLMV; encoded by the coding sequence ATGGATTTCAGCCTTATCCTTGTTTTGTTTTTCATCATTGCCTTTGTGTATTCCACTGTAGGTCATGGTGGTGCGAGCGGATATCTGGCCCTGATGGTATTTTTAAATTTCGTACCGGAGCAAATCAGGCCCACCGCTTTGGTGTTGAATATTCTGGTTTCCACAATTGCAAGCCTTCAGTATTACCGAAGCGGATATTTCAAAAAGGAACTATTTATTCCTTTGATTGTGCTTTCTGTTCCGTTGGCCTTCTTCGGTTCATGGATTCAGCTATCGCCATCTTTCTTCAAAATTATTTTGGGGATTTGTTTGTTGCTTTCTGTGATCAGAATACTTGGACTTATTGGAAATAATTCCAGCGCGACACTTCGTAAGATGCCTTTGCCGATTGCATTAATCATTGGCGGTGGGATTGGTTTGATATCGGGTATGATCGGAATTGGCGGTGGAATTTTGTTGTCTCCTGTATTACTGTTATTTCGCTGGGCTGACATCAAACAAACGGCTGCAATTGCGGCTCCATTCATATTGGTGAATTCAATATCAGGTCTTGCGGGTTTACTGAGCCATCATCTTGTTTTTCCTGACAGAATGATGTGGTGGGTTGTTGCTACACTCATTGGAGGCTTGCTTGGTTCATATTGGGGAAGTCAACGATTCAATTCCGTTGTGTTGAAATATTTGCTGGCCACTGTACTTTTATTTGCTGCAGGTAAGTTGTTAATGGTGTAA
- a CDS encoding molybdopterin molybdotransferase MoeA yields MDAVPLPETGKMKVQESLGYVLAADLLSPIDVPLFDQSAVDGYAICFDRNRLKGIVFPLTREIKAGDAPISKMKINTAVRIFTGAPVPSNANCVVMQEKVNVAEQQVEVVEEFLKEGSNIRRKGNQIRKGGAGLKKGITLSPAAIGFLNTIGCSIVKVFKKPRIGILVTGNELVKAGNKLKPGQIYESNSGTLESVLLQSGYKAGQKSHVKDEKKLVLSAVKKLLANNDVLIISGGISVGKYDFVKEVLAALKVKELFYKVAQKPGKPLFVGMKGRKMVFAVPGNPAAALVCYYQYILPALDKLSGKENPGLEKEILKSNTDFTGKGDRSLFLKSLIENEGVSILDGQDSDNLLSFSGANSLVYLPVENLEIRRGDAVEVFKFPSR; encoded by the coding sequence ATGGACGCCGTGCCTTTACCGGAAACCGGTAAAATGAAGGTACAGGAAAGTCTCGGGTATGTGCTCGCGGCTGATTTGCTTTCGCCAATCGATGTTCCATTGTTTGATCAGTCGGCAGTGGATGGGTATGCAATTTGTTTTGATCGAAATAGATTGAAGGGAATTGTTTTTCCCCTCACTCGAGAAATAAAGGCGGGAGATGCACCGATTTCAAAAATGAAAATAAATACAGCAGTAAGAATTTTTACCGGCGCTCCTGTGCCATCAAACGCAAATTGCGTGGTGATGCAGGAAAAAGTAAACGTAGCTGAGCAACAAGTTGAGGTTGTAGAAGAATTCCTGAAAGAAGGAAGCAATATCAGGAGGAAAGGGAATCAAATCAGAAAAGGTGGTGCGGGATTGAAGAAAGGAATTACACTTTCTCCTGCAGCGATTGGCTTCCTGAATACGATTGGTTGTTCCATTGTAAAAGTTTTCAAAAAACCACGGATAGGAATTTTAGTTACCGGTAATGAACTGGTGAAGGCCGGTAATAAACTAAAGCCCGGACAAATTTATGAATCCAACAGCGGAACATTAGAGTCTGTTTTATTACAAAGTGGATATAAAGCCGGCCAAAAAAGCCATGTGAAGGATGAAAAAAAATTGGTGTTGTCGGCGGTAAAAAAACTTTTGGCAAACAATGATGTGCTGATAATTTCAGGCGGAATATCTGTTGGCAAGTATGATTTTGTAAAAGAAGTATTGGCTGCATTAAAAGTTAAAGAACTGTTTTATAAAGTAGCTCAAAAACCCGGGAAGCCATTATTTGTTGGAATGAAAGGGAGGAAAATGGTTTTTGCTGTTCCGGGAAATCCTGCAGCAGCTTTGGTGTGTTATTACCAGTACATTCTTCCGGCGCTAGATAAATTGAGTGGAAAAGAAAATCCCGGACTCGAAAAAGAAATCTTGAAATCAAATACAGATTTCACAGGAAAAGGGGATCGGTCATTATTTCTAAAATCTCTTATCGAAAATGAAGGCGTAAGTATACTTGACGGGCAGGATTCGGATAATCTTCTGAGTTTTTCAGGAGCAAACTCTCTTGTCTATTTACCTGTCGAAAATCTGGAAATACGTCGTGGTGATGCAGTTGAAGTTTTTAAATTTCCCTCCCGATGA
- a CDS encoding molybdenum cofactor guanylyltransferase, with translation MNKNLPFDFTVVVLCGGESSRMKTDKGLVSFNGRPLILNILDIVECITDKVILIANDKRYVKFGFPCYSDIYPGKGPMGGIYTGLNYSVTKKNLVLSCDMPFMTTEFLSALVENAGDEEILVPVHDGVTEPLAAVYDLTCKIILHQNIIDGKLKLRDCLQEQKTRLFEVKKFYPKGDRIFTNINTPEELLKYEN, from the coding sequence ATGAACAAGAATCTGCCATTTGATTTTACAGTCGTTGTGCTTTGTGGTGGTGAAAGCTCACGCATGAAGACGGATAAGGGCTTGGTTAGTTTCAATGGCAGGCCGTTGATCTTGAATATACTGGATATAGTTGAGTGTATTACAGATAAAGTGATTTTAATTGCTAATGATAAGCGGTATGTTAAATTCGGGTTTCCATGTTATTCCGATATTTATCCCGGAAAAGGGCCTATGGGAGGCATTTATACCGGGCTTAATTATTCTGTAACAAAGAAAAATCTTGTGCTCAGTTGCGACATGCCCTTCATGACGACTGAATTTTTATCAGCTTTAGTTGAAAATGCCGGAGATGAAGAGATCCTGGTTCCTGTTCACGATGGTGTAACGGAACCATTAGCCGCTGTGTATGATTTGACTTGCAAAATTATATTACATCAGAATATCATTGATGGGAAATTGAAATTACGTGATTGTCTTCAAGAGCAAAAGACCAGGTTGTTCGAGGTTAAGAAGTTTTATCCGAAAGGGGATAGAATTTTTACAAATATCAATACTCCCGAAGAATTGTTGAAATACGAAAATTAA
- a CDS encoding MoaD/ThiS family protein produces MKIKVKLFGSLADVVGSTELTMEDVHDSEELCKQFRQSYEAAKDINMLVAVNRSIQSEPYVFRDTDEIALLPPFSGG; encoded by the coding sequence ATGAAAATAAAAGTAAAATTGTTTGGATCATTGGCTGATGTGGTTGGAAGCACCGAATTGACGATGGAAGATGTTCATGACTCGGAAGAATTGTGTAAACAGTTCCGGCAATCCTATGAAGCAGCAAAGGATATTAATATGCTTGTAGCTGTTAACAGATCCATTCAATCTGAGCCTTATGTTTTTCGGGATACTGATGAAATTGCATTACTGCCACCATTCTCAGGAGGATAA